Proteins encoded within one genomic window of Macaca fascicularis isolate 582-1 chromosome 16, T2T-MFA8v1.1:
- the PGS1 gene encoding CDP-diacylglycerol--glycerol-3-phosphate 3-phosphatidyltransferase, mitochondrial isoform X6 encodes MAVAAAAAAGPVFWRRLLGLLPGRPGLAALLGRLSDRLGRNRDRQRRRSPWLLLAPLLSPTVPQVTSPPCCLCPEGVHRFQWIRNLVPEFGVSSSHVRVLSSPAEFFELMKGQIRVAKKRVVMASLYLGTGPLEQELVDCLESTLEKSLQAKFPSNLKVSILLDFTRGSRGRKNSRTMLLPLLQRFPEQVRVSLFHTPHLRGLLRLLIPERFNETIGLQHIKVYLFDNSVILSGSPETCVFHPCSANLSDSYFTNRQDRYVFLQDCVEIADFFTELVDAVGDVSLQLQGDDTVQVVDGMVHPYKGDRTEYCKAANKRVMDVINSARTRQQMLHAQTFHSNSLLTQEDAAAAGDRRPAPDTWIYPLIQMKPFEIQIDEIVTETLLTEAERGAKVYLTTGYFNLTQAYMDLVLGTRAEYQILLASPEVNGFFGAKGVAGAIPAAYVHIERQFYSEVCSLGQQERVQLQEYWRRGWTFHAKGARAALPEVRGGVLCHLRAAESPGEAVGEDGDSTDQELLLRTDRCCL; translated from the exons GTCACCATGGCTGTTACTGGCTCCCCTGCTGTCCCCCACTGTTCCCCAGGTCACCTCCCCACCTTGCTGCCTGTGTCCGGAAGGCGTGCACCGGTTCCAGTGGATCAGAAACCTGGTTCCAGAATTTGGAGTCTCCAGTTCTCACGTCAGGGTGCTTTCTTCCCCAGCAGAGTTTTTTGAGCTCATGAAG gGGCAGATAAGAGTGGCCAAGAAGCGGGTCGTGATGGCATCCCTCTACCTGGGGACAGGTCCTTTGGAACAGGAACTG GTGGACTGCCTGGAAAGTACTCTAGAAAAGTCACTCCAAGCAAAGTTTCCTTCAAATCTCAAGGTCTCCATTCTCTTAGACTTCACGCGGGGCTCACGAG GCCGGAAGAACTCCCGCACGATGCTGCTCCCACTTCTGCAGAGGTTCCCAGAGCAGGTCCGAGTCTCCCTCTTTCACACGCCGCACCTCCGCGGCCTGCTCCGGCTCCTCATCCCTGAGCGCTTCAACGAGACCATTGGCCTGCAGCACATTAAGGTGTATCTCTTCGACAACAGCGTCATCTTGAGCGG TTCACCTGAGACCTGCGTCTTCCATCCCTGTAGTGCAAACCTGAGTGACTCCTACTTCACCAACCGCCAGGATCGCTACGTGTTCCTGCAGGACTGCGTGGAGATCGCCGACTTCTTCACGGAGCTGGTGGACGCGGTGGGGGATGTGTCCCTGCAGCTGCAGGGGGACGACACGGTGCAGGTGGTGGATGGGATGGTGCATCCTTACAAAG GTGACCGGACCGAGTACTGCAAGGCAGCCAATAAGAGGGTCATGGATGTGATCAACTCAGCCAGGACCCGCCAGCAGATGCTGCATGCCCAGACCTTCCACAGCAACTCCCTTTTGACCCAGGAAGATGCAGCAGCTGCTGGGGATCGCAGACCAGCCCCTGACACCTGGATTTATCCGCTGATTCAGATGAAGCCCTTCGAGATTCAAATCGATGAGATTGTCACTGAGACCCTGTTGACTGAGGCGGAGCGTGGTGCAAAGGTCTACCTCACCACTGGCTACTTCAACCTGACCCAGGCCTACATGGACCTGGTCTTGGGCACTCGGGCTGAGTACCAGATCCTGCTGGCCTCACCAGAGGTGAATGGCTTCTTTGGGGCCAAGGGAGTGGCTGGCGCCATCCCAGCGGCCTATGTGCACATCGAGCGGCAGTTCTACAGCGAGGTGTGCAGCCTGGGACAGCAGGAGCGGGTCCAGCTGCAGGAGTACTGGCGGAGGGGCTGGACGTTCCATGCCAAAG GAGCAAGAGCAGctctacctgaggtcaggggtggTGTCCTCTGCCACCTTCGAGCAGCCGAGTCGCCAGGTGAAGCTGTGGGTGAAGATGGTGACTCCACTGATCAAGAACTTCTTCTGAGGACAGACAGGTGCTGTCTCTAG
- the PGS1 gene encoding CDP-diacylglycerol--glycerol-3-phosphate 3-phosphatidyltransferase, mitochondrial isoform X4, whose translation MAVAAAAAAGPVFWRRLLGLLPGRPGLAALLGRLSDRLGRNRDRQRRRSPWLLLAPLLSPTVPQVTSPPCCLCPEGVHRFQWIRNLVPEFGVSSSHVRVLSSPAEFFELMKGQIRVAKKRVVMASLYLGTGPLEQELVDCLESTLEKSLQAKFPSNLKVSILLDFTRGSRGRKNSRTMLLPLLQRFPEQVRVSLFHTPHLRGLLRLLIPERFNETIGLQHIKVYLFDNSVILSGANLSDSYFTNRQDRYVFLQDCVEIADFFTELVDAVGDVSLQLQGDDTVQVVDGMVHPYKGDRTEYCKAANKRVMDVINSARTRQQMLHAQTFHSNSLLTQEDAAAAGDRRPAPDTWIYPLIQMKPFEIQIDEIVTETLLTEAERGAKVYLTTGYFNLTQAYMDLVLGTRAEYQILLASPEVNGFFGAKGVAGAIPAAYVHIERQFYSEVCSLGQQERVQLQEYWRRGWTFHAKGLWLYLAGSSLPCLTLIGSPNFGYRSVHRDLEAQIAIVTENEALQQQLHQEQEQLYLRSGVVSSATFEQPSRQVKLWVKMVTPLIKNFF comes from the exons GTCACCATGGCTGTTACTGGCTCCCCTGCTGTCCCCCACTGTTCCCCAGGTCACCTCCCCACCTTGCTGCCTGTGTCCGGAAGGCGTGCACCGGTTCCAGTGGATCAGAAACCTGGTTCCAGAATTTGGAGTCTCCAGTTCTCACGTCAGGGTGCTTTCTTCCCCAGCAGAGTTTTTTGAGCTCATGAAG gGGCAGATAAGAGTGGCCAAGAAGCGGGTCGTGATGGCATCCCTCTACCTGGGGACAGGTCCTTTGGAACAGGAACTG GTGGACTGCCTGGAAAGTACTCTAGAAAAGTCACTCCAAGCAAAGTTTCCTTCAAATCTCAAGGTCTCCATTCTCTTAGACTTCACGCGGGGCTCACGAG GCCGGAAGAACTCCCGCACGATGCTGCTCCCACTTCTGCAGAGGTTCCCAGAGCAGGTCCGAGTCTCCCTCTTTCACACGCCGCACCTCCGCGGCCTGCTCCGGCTCCTCATCCCTGAGCGCTTCAACGAGACCATTGGCCTGCAGCACATTAAGGTGTATCTCTTCGACAACAGCGTCATCTTGAGCGG TGCAAACCTGAGTGACTCCTACTTCACCAACCGCCAGGATCGCTACGTGTTCCTGCAGGACTGCGTGGAGATCGCCGACTTCTTCACGGAGCTGGTGGACGCGGTGGGGGATGTGTCCCTGCAGCTGCAGGGGGACGACACGGTGCAGGTGGTGGATGGGATGGTGCATCCTTACAAAG GTGACCGGACCGAGTACTGCAAGGCAGCCAATAAGAGGGTCATGGATGTGATCAACTCAGCCAGGACCCGCCAGCAGATGCTGCATGCCCAGACCTTCCACAGCAACTCCCTTTTGACCCAGGAAGATGCAGCAGCTGCTGGGGATCGCAGACCAGCCCCTGACACCTGGATTTATCCGCTGATTCAGATGAAGCCCTTCGAGATTCAAATCGATGAGATTGTCACTGAGACCCTGTTGACTGAGGCGGAGCGTGGTGCAAAGGTCTACCTCACCACTGGCTACTTCAACCTGACCCAGGCCTACATGGACCTGGTCTTGGGCACTCGGGCTGAGTACCAGATCCTGCTGGCCTCACCAGAGGTGAATGGCTTCTTTGGGGCCAAGGGAGTGGCTGGCGCCATCCCAGCGGCCTATGTGCACATCGAGCGGCAGTTCTACAGCGAGGTGTGCAGCCTGGGACAGCAGGAGCGGGTCCAGCTGCAGGAGTACTGGCGGAGGGGCTGGACGTTCCATGCCAAAG GCCTCTGGCTGTACCTGGCAGGGAGCAGCCTGCCCTGTCTCACGCTGATTGGCTCTCCTAATTTTGGGTACAGGTCAGTTCACCGGGACCTGGAGGCCCAGATTGCGATCGTGACAGAGAACGAGGCCCTGCAGCAGCAGCTTCACCAG GAGCAAGAGCAGctctacctgaggtcaggggtggTGTCCTCTGCCACCTTCGAGCAGCCGAGTCGCCAGGTGAAGCTGTGGGTGAAGATGGTGACTCCACTGATCAAGAACTTCTTCTGA
- the PGS1 gene encoding CDP-diacylglycerol--glycerol-3-phosphate 3-phosphatidyltransferase, mitochondrial isoform X10, producing the protein MAVAAAAAAGPVFWRRLLGLLPGRPGLAALLGRLSDRLGRNRDRQRRRSPWLLLAPLLSPTVPQVTSPPCCLCPEGVHRFQWIRNLVPEFGVSSSHVRVLSSPAEFFELMKGQIRVAKKRVVMASLYLGTGPLEQELVDCLESTLEKSLQAKFPSNLKVSILLDFTRGSRGRKNSRTMLLPLLQRFPEQVRVSLFHTPHLRGLLRLLIPERFNETIGLQHIKVYLFDNSVILSGANLSDSYFTNRQDRYVFLQDCVEIADFFTELVDAVGDVSLQLQGDDTVQVVDGMVHPYKGDRTEYCKAANKRVMDVINSARTRQQMLHAQTFHSNSLLTQEDAAAAGDRRPAPDTWIYPLIQMKPFEIQIDEIVTETLLTEAERGAKVYLTTGYFNLTQAYMDLVLGTRAEYQILLASPEVNGFFGAKGVAGAIPAAYVHIERQFYSEVCSLGQQERVQLQEYWRRGWTFHAKGQFTGTWRPRLRS; encoded by the exons GTCACCATGGCTGTTACTGGCTCCCCTGCTGTCCCCCACTGTTCCCCAGGTCACCTCCCCACCTTGCTGCCTGTGTCCGGAAGGCGTGCACCGGTTCCAGTGGATCAGAAACCTGGTTCCAGAATTTGGAGTCTCCAGTTCTCACGTCAGGGTGCTTTCTTCCCCAGCAGAGTTTTTTGAGCTCATGAAG gGGCAGATAAGAGTGGCCAAGAAGCGGGTCGTGATGGCATCCCTCTACCTGGGGACAGGTCCTTTGGAACAGGAACTG GTGGACTGCCTGGAAAGTACTCTAGAAAAGTCACTCCAAGCAAAGTTTCCTTCAAATCTCAAGGTCTCCATTCTCTTAGACTTCACGCGGGGCTCACGAG GCCGGAAGAACTCCCGCACGATGCTGCTCCCACTTCTGCAGAGGTTCCCAGAGCAGGTCCGAGTCTCCCTCTTTCACACGCCGCACCTCCGCGGCCTGCTCCGGCTCCTCATCCCTGAGCGCTTCAACGAGACCATTGGCCTGCAGCACATTAAGGTGTATCTCTTCGACAACAGCGTCATCTTGAGCGG TGCAAACCTGAGTGACTCCTACTTCACCAACCGCCAGGATCGCTACGTGTTCCTGCAGGACTGCGTGGAGATCGCCGACTTCTTCACGGAGCTGGTGGACGCGGTGGGGGATGTGTCCCTGCAGCTGCAGGGGGACGACACGGTGCAGGTGGTGGATGGGATGGTGCATCCTTACAAAG GTGACCGGACCGAGTACTGCAAGGCAGCCAATAAGAGGGTCATGGATGTGATCAACTCAGCCAGGACCCGCCAGCAGATGCTGCATGCCCAGACCTTCCACAGCAACTCCCTTTTGACCCAGGAAGATGCAGCAGCTGCTGGGGATCGCAGACCAGCCCCTGACACCTGGATTTATCCGCTGATTCAGATGAAGCCCTTCGAGATTCAAATCGATGAGATTGTCACTGAGACCCTGTTGACTGAGGCGGAGCGTGGTGCAAAGGTCTACCTCACCACTGGCTACTTCAACCTGACCCAGGCCTACATGGACCTGGTCTTGGGCACTCGGGCTGAGTACCAGATCCTGCTGGCCTCACCAGAGGTGAATGGCTTCTTTGGGGCCAAGGGAGTGGCTGGCGCCATCCCAGCGGCCTATGTGCACATCGAGCGGCAGTTCTACAGCGAGGTGTGCAGCCTGGGACAGCAGGAGCGGGTCCAGCTGCAGGAGTACTGGCGGAGGGGCTGGACGTTCCATGCCAAAG GTCAGTTCACCGGGACCTGGAGGCCCAGATTGCGATCGTGA
- the PGS1 gene encoding CDP-diacylglycerol--glycerol-3-phosphate 3-phosphatidyltransferase, mitochondrial isoform X3 → MAVAAAAAAGPVFWRRLLGLLPGRPGLAALLGRLSDRLGRNRDRQRRRSPWLLLAPLLSPTVPQVTSPPCCLCPEGVHRFQWIRNLVPEFGVSSSHVRVLSSPAEFFELMKGQIRVAKKRVVMASLYLGTGPLEQELVDCLESTLEKSLQAKFPSNLKVSILLDFTRGSRGRKNSRTMLLPLLQRFPEQVRVSLFHTPHLRGLLRLLIPERFNETIGLQHIKVYLFDNSVILSGSPETCVFHPCSANLSDSYFTNRQDRYVFLQDCVEIADFFTELVDAVGDVSLQLQGDDTVQVVDGMVHPYKGDRTEYCKAANKRVMDVINSARTRQQMLHAQTFHSNSLLTQEDAAAAGDRRPAPDTWIYPLIQMKPFEIQIDEIVTETLLTEAERGAKVYLTTGYFNLTQAYMDLVLGTRAEYQILLASPEVNGFFGAKGVAGAIPAAYVHIERQFYSEVCSLGQQERVQLQEYWRRGWTFHAKGLWLYLAGSSLPCLTLIGSPNFGYRSVHRDLEAQIAIVTENEALQQQLHQEQEQLYLRSGVVSSATFEQPSRQVKLWVKMVTPLIKNFF, encoded by the exons GTCACCATGGCTGTTACTGGCTCCCCTGCTGTCCCCCACTGTTCCCCAGGTCACCTCCCCACCTTGCTGCCTGTGTCCGGAAGGCGTGCACCGGTTCCAGTGGATCAGAAACCTGGTTCCAGAATTTGGAGTCTCCAGTTCTCACGTCAGGGTGCTTTCTTCCCCAGCAGAGTTTTTTGAGCTCATGAAG gGGCAGATAAGAGTGGCCAAGAAGCGGGTCGTGATGGCATCCCTCTACCTGGGGACAGGTCCTTTGGAACAGGAACTG GTGGACTGCCTGGAAAGTACTCTAGAAAAGTCACTCCAAGCAAAGTTTCCTTCAAATCTCAAGGTCTCCATTCTCTTAGACTTCACGCGGGGCTCACGAG GCCGGAAGAACTCCCGCACGATGCTGCTCCCACTTCTGCAGAGGTTCCCAGAGCAGGTCCGAGTCTCCCTCTTTCACACGCCGCACCTCCGCGGCCTGCTCCGGCTCCTCATCCCTGAGCGCTTCAACGAGACCATTGGCCTGCAGCACATTAAGGTGTATCTCTTCGACAACAGCGTCATCTTGAGCGG TTCACCTGAGACCTGCGTCTTCCATCCCTGTAGTGCAAACCTGAGTGACTCCTACTTCACCAACCGCCAGGATCGCTACGTGTTCCTGCAGGACTGCGTGGAGATCGCCGACTTCTTCACGGAGCTGGTGGACGCGGTGGGGGATGTGTCCCTGCAGCTGCAGGGGGACGACACGGTGCAGGTGGTGGATGGGATGGTGCATCCTTACAAAG GTGACCGGACCGAGTACTGCAAGGCAGCCAATAAGAGGGTCATGGATGTGATCAACTCAGCCAGGACCCGCCAGCAGATGCTGCATGCCCAGACCTTCCACAGCAACTCCCTTTTGACCCAGGAAGATGCAGCAGCTGCTGGGGATCGCAGACCAGCCCCTGACACCTGGATTTATCCGCTGATTCAGATGAAGCCCTTCGAGATTCAAATCGATGAGATTGTCACTGAGACCCTGTTGACTGAGGCGGAGCGTGGTGCAAAGGTCTACCTCACCACTGGCTACTTCAACCTGACCCAGGCCTACATGGACCTGGTCTTGGGCACTCGGGCTGAGTACCAGATCCTGCTGGCCTCACCAGAGGTGAATGGCTTCTTTGGGGCCAAGGGAGTGGCTGGCGCCATCCCAGCGGCCTATGTGCACATCGAGCGGCAGTTCTACAGCGAGGTGTGCAGCCTGGGACAGCAGGAGCGGGTCCAGCTGCAGGAGTACTGGCGGAGGGGCTGGACGTTCCATGCCAAAG GCCTCTGGCTGTACCTGGCAGGGAGCAGCCTGCCCTGTCTCACGCTGATTGGCTCTCCTAATTTTGGGTACAGGTCAGTTCACCGGGACCTGGAGGCCCAGATTGCGATCGTGACAGAGAACGAGGCCCTGCAGCAGCAGCTTCACCAG GAGCAAGAGCAGctctacctgaggtcaggggtggTGTCCTCTGCCACCTTCGAGCAGCCGAGTCGCCAGGTGAAGCTGTGGGTGAAGATGGTGACTCCACTGATCAAGAACTTCTTCTGA
- the PGS1 gene encoding CDP-diacylglycerol--glycerol-3-phosphate 3-phosphatidyltransferase, mitochondrial isoform X5, which produces MAVAAAAAAGPVFWRRLLGLLPGRPGLAALLGRLSDRLGRNRDRQRRRSPWLLLAPLLSPTVPQVTSPPCCLCPEGVHRFQWIRNLVPEFGVSSSHVRVLSSPAEFFELMKGQIRVAKKRVVMASLYLGTGPLEQELVDCLESTLEKSLQAKFPSNLKVSILLDFTRGSRGRKNSRTMLLPLLQRFPEQVRVSLFHTPHLRGLLRLLIPERFNETIGLQHIKVYLFDNSVILSGSPETCVFHPCSANLSDSYFTNRQDRYVFLQDCVEIADFFTELVDAVGDVSLQLQGDDTVQVVDGMVHPYKGDRTEYCKAANKRVMDVINSARTRQQMLHAQTFHSNSLLTQEDAAAAGDRRPAPDTWIYPLIQMKPFEIQIDEIVTETLLTEAERGAKVYLTTGYFNLTQAYMDLVLGTRAEYQILLASPEVNGFFGAKGVAGAIPAAYVHIERQFYSEVCSLGQQERVQLQEYWRRGWTFHAKGLWLYLAGSSLPCLTLIGSPNFGYRSVHRDLEAQIAIVTENEALQQQLHQEWP; this is translated from the exons GTCACCATGGCTGTTACTGGCTCCCCTGCTGTCCCCCACTGTTCCCCAGGTCACCTCCCCACCTTGCTGCCTGTGTCCGGAAGGCGTGCACCGGTTCCAGTGGATCAGAAACCTGGTTCCAGAATTTGGAGTCTCCAGTTCTCACGTCAGGGTGCTTTCTTCCCCAGCAGAGTTTTTTGAGCTCATGAAG gGGCAGATAAGAGTGGCCAAGAAGCGGGTCGTGATGGCATCCCTCTACCTGGGGACAGGTCCTTTGGAACAGGAACTG GTGGACTGCCTGGAAAGTACTCTAGAAAAGTCACTCCAAGCAAAGTTTCCTTCAAATCTCAAGGTCTCCATTCTCTTAGACTTCACGCGGGGCTCACGAG GCCGGAAGAACTCCCGCACGATGCTGCTCCCACTTCTGCAGAGGTTCCCAGAGCAGGTCCGAGTCTCCCTCTTTCACACGCCGCACCTCCGCGGCCTGCTCCGGCTCCTCATCCCTGAGCGCTTCAACGAGACCATTGGCCTGCAGCACATTAAGGTGTATCTCTTCGACAACAGCGTCATCTTGAGCGG TTCACCTGAGACCTGCGTCTTCCATCCCTGTAGTGCAAACCTGAGTGACTCCTACTTCACCAACCGCCAGGATCGCTACGTGTTCCTGCAGGACTGCGTGGAGATCGCCGACTTCTTCACGGAGCTGGTGGACGCGGTGGGGGATGTGTCCCTGCAGCTGCAGGGGGACGACACGGTGCAGGTGGTGGATGGGATGGTGCATCCTTACAAAG GTGACCGGACCGAGTACTGCAAGGCAGCCAATAAGAGGGTCATGGATGTGATCAACTCAGCCAGGACCCGCCAGCAGATGCTGCATGCCCAGACCTTCCACAGCAACTCCCTTTTGACCCAGGAAGATGCAGCAGCTGCTGGGGATCGCAGACCAGCCCCTGACACCTGGATTTATCCGCTGATTCAGATGAAGCCCTTCGAGATTCAAATCGATGAGATTGTCACTGAGACCCTGTTGACTGAGGCGGAGCGTGGTGCAAAGGTCTACCTCACCACTGGCTACTTCAACCTGACCCAGGCCTACATGGACCTGGTCTTGGGCACTCGGGCTGAGTACCAGATCCTGCTGGCCTCACCAGAGGTGAATGGCTTCTTTGGGGCCAAGGGAGTGGCTGGCGCCATCCCAGCGGCCTATGTGCACATCGAGCGGCAGTTCTACAGCGAGGTGTGCAGCCTGGGACAGCAGGAGCGGGTCCAGCTGCAGGAGTACTGGCGGAGGGGCTGGACGTTCCATGCCAAAG GCCTCTGGCTGTACCTGGCAGGGAGCAGCCTGCCCTGTCTCACGCTGATTGGCTCTCCTAATTTTGGGTACAGGTCAGTTCACCGGGACCTGGAGGCCCAGATTGCGATCGTGACAGAGAACGAGGCCCTGCAGCAGCAGCTTCACCAG GAATGGCCTTGA
- the PGS1 gene encoding CDP-diacylglycerol--glycerol-3-phosphate 3-phosphatidyltransferase, mitochondrial isoform X9 — MAVAAAAAAGPVFWRRLLGLLPGRPGLAALLGRLSDRLGRNRDRQRRRSPWLLLAPLLSPTVPQVTSPPCCLCPEGVHRFQWIRNLVPEFGVSSSHVRVLSSPAEFFELMKGQIRVAKKRVVMASLYLGTGPLEQELVDCLESTLEKSLQAKFPSNLKVSILLDFTRGSRGRKNSRTMLLPLLQRFPEQVRVSLFHTPHLRGLLRLLIPERFNETIGLQHIKVYLFDNSVILSGSPETCVFHPCSANLSDSYFTNRQDRYVFLQDCVEIADFFTELVDAVGDVSLQLQGDDTVQVVDGMVHPYKGDRTEYCKAANKRVMDVINSARTRQQMLHAQTFHSNSLLTQEDAAAAGDRRPAPDTWIYPLIQMKPFEIQIDEIVTETLLTEAERGAKVYLTTGYFNLTQAYMDLVLGTRAEYQILLASPEVNGFFGAKGVAGAIPAAYVHIERQFYSEVCSLGQQERVQLQEYWRRGWTFHAKGQFTGTWRPRLRS; from the exons GTCACCATGGCTGTTACTGGCTCCCCTGCTGTCCCCCACTGTTCCCCAGGTCACCTCCCCACCTTGCTGCCTGTGTCCGGAAGGCGTGCACCGGTTCCAGTGGATCAGAAACCTGGTTCCAGAATTTGGAGTCTCCAGTTCTCACGTCAGGGTGCTTTCTTCCCCAGCAGAGTTTTTTGAGCTCATGAAG gGGCAGATAAGAGTGGCCAAGAAGCGGGTCGTGATGGCATCCCTCTACCTGGGGACAGGTCCTTTGGAACAGGAACTG GTGGACTGCCTGGAAAGTACTCTAGAAAAGTCACTCCAAGCAAAGTTTCCTTCAAATCTCAAGGTCTCCATTCTCTTAGACTTCACGCGGGGCTCACGAG GCCGGAAGAACTCCCGCACGATGCTGCTCCCACTTCTGCAGAGGTTCCCAGAGCAGGTCCGAGTCTCCCTCTTTCACACGCCGCACCTCCGCGGCCTGCTCCGGCTCCTCATCCCTGAGCGCTTCAACGAGACCATTGGCCTGCAGCACATTAAGGTGTATCTCTTCGACAACAGCGTCATCTTGAGCGG TTCACCTGAGACCTGCGTCTTCCATCCCTGTAGTGCAAACCTGAGTGACTCCTACTTCACCAACCGCCAGGATCGCTACGTGTTCCTGCAGGACTGCGTGGAGATCGCCGACTTCTTCACGGAGCTGGTGGACGCGGTGGGGGATGTGTCCCTGCAGCTGCAGGGGGACGACACGGTGCAGGTGGTGGATGGGATGGTGCATCCTTACAAAG GTGACCGGACCGAGTACTGCAAGGCAGCCAATAAGAGGGTCATGGATGTGATCAACTCAGCCAGGACCCGCCAGCAGATGCTGCATGCCCAGACCTTCCACAGCAACTCCCTTTTGACCCAGGAAGATGCAGCAGCTGCTGGGGATCGCAGACCAGCCCCTGACACCTGGATTTATCCGCTGATTCAGATGAAGCCCTTCGAGATTCAAATCGATGAGATTGTCACTGAGACCCTGTTGACTGAGGCGGAGCGTGGTGCAAAGGTCTACCTCACCACTGGCTACTTCAACCTGACCCAGGCCTACATGGACCTGGTCTTGGGCACTCGGGCTGAGTACCAGATCCTGCTGGCCTCACCAGAGGTGAATGGCTTCTTTGGGGCCAAGGGAGTGGCTGGCGCCATCCCAGCGGCCTATGTGCACATCGAGCGGCAGTTCTACAGCGAGGTGTGCAGCCTGGGACAGCAGGAGCGGGTCCAGCTGCAGGAGTACTGGCGGAGGGGCTGGACGTTCCATGCCAAAG GTCAGTTCACCGGGACCTGGAGGCCCAGATTGCGATCGTGA
- the PGS1 gene encoding CDP-diacylglycerol--glycerol-3-phosphate 3-phosphatidyltransferase, mitochondrial isoform X2 — MAVAAAAAAGPVFWRRLLGLLPGRPGLAALLGRLSDRLGRNRDRQRRRSPWLLLAPLLSPTVPQVTSPPCCLCPEGVHRFQWIRNLVPEFGVSSSHVRVLSSPAEFFELMKGQIRVAKKRVVMASLYLGTGPLEQELVDCLESTLEKSLQAKFPSNLKVSILLDFTRGSRGRKNSRTMLLPLLQRFPEQVRVSLFHTPHLRGLLRLLIPERFNETIGLQHIKVYLFDNSVILSGSPETCVFHPCSANLSDSYFTNRQDRYVFLQDCVEIADFFTELVDAVGDVSLQLQGDDTVQVVDGMVHPYKGDRTEYCKAANKRVMDVINSARTRQQMLHAQTFHSNSLLTQEDAAAAGDRRPAPDTWIYPLIQMKPFEIQIDEIVTETLLTEAERGAKVYLTTGYFNLTQAYMDLVLGTRAEYQILLASPEVNGFFGAKGVAGAIPAAYVHIERQFYSEVCSLGQQERVQLQEYWRRGWTFHAKGLWLYLAGSSLPCLTLIGSPNFGYRSVHRDLEAQIAIVTENEALQQQLHQGLFAETSTAALRQGGGESLVTGQGPGCVLHGSELMGEQVLQACAGVLALTVLPHCPGARAALPEVRGGVLCHLRAAESPGEAVGEDGDSTDQELLLRTDRCCL, encoded by the exons GTCACCATGGCTGTTACTGGCTCCCCTGCTGTCCCCCACTGTTCCCCAGGTCACCTCCCCACCTTGCTGCCTGTGTCCGGAAGGCGTGCACCGGTTCCAGTGGATCAGAAACCTGGTTCCAGAATTTGGAGTCTCCAGTTCTCACGTCAGGGTGCTTTCTTCCCCAGCAGAGTTTTTTGAGCTCATGAAG gGGCAGATAAGAGTGGCCAAGAAGCGGGTCGTGATGGCATCCCTCTACCTGGGGACAGGTCCTTTGGAACAGGAACTG GTGGACTGCCTGGAAAGTACTCTAGAAAAGTCACTCCAAGCAAAGTTTCCTTCAAATCTCAAGGTCTCCATTCTCTTAGACTTCACGCGGGGCTCACGAG GCCGGAAGAACTCCCGCACGATGCTGCTCCCACTTCTGCAGAGGTTCCCAGAGCAGGTCCGAGTCTCCCTCTTTCACACGCCGCACCTCCGCGGCCTGCTCCGGCTCCTCATCCCTGAGCGCTTCAACGAGACCATTGGCCTGCAGCACATTAAGGTGTATCTCTTCGACAACAGCGTCATCTTGAGCGG TTCACCTGAGACCTGCGTCTTCCATCCCTGTAGTGCAAACCTGAGTGACTCCTACTTCACCAACCGCCAGGATCGCTACGTGTTCCTGCAGGACTGCGTGGAGATCGCCGACTTCTTCACGGAGCTGGTGGACGCGGTGGGGGATGTGTCCCTGCAGCTGCAGGGGGACGACACGGTGCAGGTGGTGGATGGGATGGTGCATCCTTACAAAG GTGACCGGACCGAGTACTGCAAGGCAGCCAATAAGAGGGTCATGGATGTGATCAACTCAGCCAGGACCCGCCAGCAGATGCTGCATGCCCAGACCTTCCACAGCAACTCCCTTTTGACCCAGGAAGATGCAGCAGCTGCTGGGGATCGCAGACCAGCCCCTGACACCTGGATTTATCCGCTGATTCAGATGAAGCCCTTCGAGATTCAAATCGATGAGATTGTCACTGAGACCCTGTTGACTGAGGCGGAGCGTGGTGCAAAGGTCTACCTCACCACTGGCTACTTCAACCTGACCCAGGCCTACATGGACCTGGTCTTGGGCACTCGGGCTGAGTACCAGATCCTGCTGGCCTCACCAGAGGTGAATGGCTTCTTTGGGGCCAAGGGAGTGGCTGGCGCCATCCCAGCGGCCTATGTGCACATCGAGCGGCAGTTCTACAGCGAGGTGTGCAGCCTGGGACAGCAGGAGCGGGTCCAGCTGCAGGAGTACTGGCGGAGGGGCTGGACGTTCCATGCCAAAG GCCTCTGGCTGTACCTGGCAGGGAGCAGCCTGCCCTGTCTCACGCTGATTGGCTCTCCTAATTTTGGGTACAGGTCAGTTCACCGGGACCTGGAGGCCCAGATTGCGATCGTGACAGAGAACGAGGCCCTGCAGCAGCAGCTTCACCAG GGGCTGTTCGCAGAGACTTCCACTGCAGCTCTGCGCCAGGGCGGTGGAGAGTCCTTGGTGACTGGCCAGGGCCCAGGATGCGTTCTGCATGGGTCTGAGTTGATGGGGGAGCAAGTCCTCCAGGCCTGCGCTGGGGTCCTGGCACTGACTGTCCTCCCCCACTGTCCTG GAGCAAGAGCAGctctacctgaggtcaggggtggTGTCCTCTGCCACCTTCGAGCAGCCGAGTCGCCAGGTGAAGCTGTGGGTGAAGATGGTGACTCCACTGATCAAGAACTTCTTCTGAGGACAGACAGGTGCTGTCTCTAG